The following DNA comes from Palaemon carinicauda isolate YSFRI2023 chromosome 27, ASM3689809v2, whole genome shotgun sequence.
TTGGAAAATAGTTTGACATTAAATTTCACAGATAATTAAGACagctaaaattcataaagatgaaaataaacatTTGATAACACTTTTTATTCTAATTAATCTAAATTCCGGTTCTCCTATAAGCTTTAAGTCTTGCGGGGTGCAAGACTTAAAGCTTATAATGATGGGAATGCCCCCAAAATGCTTAGAAACTGGGGTTCTCCTTTAACCAACACTGACAAGGTACGTGGCTGAATTCGCATATTACTGAGGCTGTTCGATATTATGAAGATAACCAAGGGAGAAAAATGATGCAGGAAAGTATTTTGGAACTCATTCTTGAAGGGCTAATACTGAATGAGTTTAAATGATGTGTAACACGTAAATAAAcaggaattgataaaaaaaaaaaaaaattcaaaaaattaaaaacatgtcATATGGGTACGTAGAAAAAAAAGAGGGAGGCCAAGGGGAAGGAGGCAAGGGTGCAGAAAACTTGGGAGAAAGGAGATTATATTCTCTATACATGGAAGGTATAAAGCTGTAAAGGGAGCGAAGTGTACAAAAGAGGAAAGAGAAGATATCAGAACTTGTTCAGCTAAGTAAATTAATATTTGCGGTAGGATACCGACATAGCAGTAGGctcaattgaaaataacaaagctTATGATGTAAGTGGGGTCATGCAAGGAAgttccgaaaaaaaagaaaaaaaaagaaaaaaaaaaacttttgaggaCCAGCAAGAATAACAAATGACAGGATAAAACCACCTAGAGACTACCATTGATAAGCTACCATAACCTGGacattaaattatgataaaaggaATTGGAATTAATAGAGCGTGGGAGGAGATTTACACTTATAAAATCGTATGACAAAACAAGTCACTGAAGTATGAAAAGTGTTAAGGCATAAAGCTGATGGAATGTTTTGGAGGAGGTTGGCAATTTGTTTTCAATCCACCTTATTATTTCCACTTGACTTCGAGCCACAGACATCGACAATAAAGTGTCTGTCAATAAACACCATAAAAAAAGTATCAAGTAAATAAGAAAAAGTTACTTAAAACAATTGTGAATTTTCATAGTAGCCCCAAGATAGCAGCGGGCACCAGATAGATTTGAGTAAGTGATATTACCAAATCGTGGCAAAAGATGTAGAGCAAAAGCAGTGAAATATGAATTTCAACTCAATGCTGGTATCCAAATATATGTATTGGAACTTTCATTAGTTACCATAGTAATGGAGTTGCTCTAAGTAGACGATCTGGTGCCAATACCAGAATCAGAAGAGGAGACCATATAATATTTACAATATGCAAAGTTGTGAGCGTaaaatttattgattgatttccAGAATTTTCACAATATAAGCCAACGTGTTGGGGCCGTGAAACCCATTCAGTACTTAGCTGCAGCTGGTGCGAAAATCCCGCGGTTGCAATAATAACTAAAACCTAtggaaaattgatgaaaagaaacggGAACCTTGGTAAAGTATGAGGCTAAATAGGGACAAAATTTGAAACAAAGTGAAAATTCTAAAGTGAAACGTGGTCATGTGGAGCTCAGAAGGCGTGTTAGAGTGAGTACAATATCATGCATAGAAGGTAATAGAGTTTGTTAAAGTACACGCTTTGGATTGCAAAATGAATATGGAATATGGGATTTTCAATGCCATAAATGTTTTATAACTAATGTGGCAGAAAAGTAGGATTTAGATGGAAAGTTGCGCCGGAAAAACAGGTAAAAAAGGAGGTAGACCATCTCTATTATGGtattatacttgagagagagagagagagagagagagagagagagagagagagagagagagagagagagagagagagagagagagagagttggacagCTACTTTTCGACTATTGTTGAACAGAGTATATATTCTACTAATAAAACGAGGAAAGAGACATAACACAATTAAACACTCGTTGTTTCTCTAAACAATACCAATATAGACCTTTGAAGAGAAAATTGAGATTCTGAAAAGATATCTAAAGCTTGAAAGATCCTGTTACTAAACCAAGATGTTGTTGATATATGAGGAGCCTATGGAATGAATGTactgagatggtttgaacatgtgaTAAGAAAGGGGGAGGAGCTATTAGTCAGAAATGTTGTAGATTTAAAATTAACAAGACAAACCGCAACAGGAATACTCAGCAATTCGCAAAGAAAcgaaataaatgaaaactttaaccaCGGGAAAATTCGGGTAGCTATTGTGCAAAAATAAAGGATGTCGGCGATTTACACGATGTAAAtacgtaatgataataatgataggagGATTAAATGAGACAGAAGGCGATCAAACTACAGAAGAATTTAATCTAAAGTAAAACAAATTAAACATAAAAGTATGACATGAAGCCTTAGAATTCGACGTGATACTGGTGTTTTCCTTTACTTATTTATTCACGAAATTATTGAATCCTCAATTCAtaatattatattctttatttcaagGGGCTATAACCATGTGACAGACTGTGAAAACTTTAGCTTTAATGACCCTATAAAGATAAAACTGACAATCACAACTTTAGATTAAAACGCTCTATAAAATCAAATAATCTATCAAACCTTTAGTTCAAAACATTCTATAGAAATGAgatagattatgaaaataaatgtcaATGATCTCTTCGTATCCTTTCAAAATGAGAAAAACGCATATTCCGTGGAGCTTCCCATGGCCCAGCCATAACTATAAACACTTGAAGCCAACTCGTTGGCGAAAAATACTCCAGAATACATTAATATTCCAatgatggaaattttaataattgaATCTAACAATTAATTTTTCCAATAAAAGCATATTCCTCTTTCACCCACTGGCATTACTCCGAGATAATTAGGGAATCATAAATATCCCGTAAAAATTAAGTATTTCTGCCACCCAATCACGGCGTAAAATATTTTGCAGGAATAACAAAATTAATCGGATTTGTATTCCTCTTAACTATGTAATACAAAGATCAAAGCTTTATGGAAATGCATTTTTACGTATTCTTCATAACACTGGACTTGATTCTGACTCGTtcaagaattatcattattattattttatgaacttttaaatttattattccatGAATCTTAATCATCAGAGTACTTATTGACATTAGTATCCTATAATTCATTATTCTGAGAGTTTTATGAAGTACTAATGTGACTATTCTAAGAATTAGTGTCAGTAGAATTCTCCGAACTCCTTGAATTCCCATTATTAGTATTCTATGAACCTTTATCATTGTATTTTATGAATTACCATTATTAAAATAACCTAACCACCGAGTCACGTACTGACTTTTACGGGGATTGACCTAAATGTATTGCACAAAGAGCTgatatttaaagagacaaaaacatAAAGAAGCCGGTTTTTTCTATAAAACCTTAACCCTGCCTATACTGCAGGACAAGATATACTCCAGGTGTATAATACCTATGAAAGAGAAAGGCAAAGGAATACCAATAGTAATACTGTTATatcaaaaactataagaaaaacggATAATTATACAAGGGATGAAAAATCTTAATATTAAATCAtatcttttaaatctctctctctctctctctctctctctctctctctctctctctctctctctctctctctctctctctattatatatatatatatatatatatatatatattatttatatatatataaatatatatatatatatatatatatatatatatatataaatatatatgtatatatatatatatataattatatatatatacaatatatatatatatatatatatatatatatatatatatatacatatatatatatatatatatatatatatatatatgataaaatataatgaatttcttTTCCTCCAATTTTAGGTAAAATATACAtccatgtattagtgtgctacttttataagcacacattgagtatgtgttgtttaagatgtgtatagctggataacgaagtacatcttattaggtttaaaagtatttatttgttaaaaacaacagagttaaacatctccatcactggagggagctggtttggtcagatgaccaattctggtgaagtatagatatgaactgactaaattatcgatatcacagatatggtatgcttagttgatatagcagttttgtcacaatctcggaagacacctgcatccggtgacgtcacaaactttcacacgctgatgcattggtgttgacgtttaagaaaaatgttacattgttgaggctgcattgtgcgtcctgtttatgatttgagtgactacagcaagtcccacggctagcatcttcatccaaaatgacatattacgtcatgtgtttcaaacatgtaatattaattattacacatgtacatgcacacacacacctgcacaaccgcaagaaaaagaaaatgaagttaCTATTGGTTCTCGGTCAATATTTGGTGAATACCTGTCAATAACAGTAACGGGTACAGCTAGTCTGAATGCTTAAAGAAAAAATGCAGATATAACGGGCGGTTTAAGACACCAAGGATGCAGCTGAAGCACGATTGACAGTAATGGAAAATATTACCAAGCGACAAATTCCATAACTCACGATCCTGAAAGTTATGGAAGGCAACCCACAATGTCCGATTATCCTATTTCATATAAATAATttgcacagtatttatatatatatatatatatatatatatatatatatatatatatatatatatatatatatatatatatatatatataatacatacacacacatataaatatatatatatatatatataatatatatatatatatatatatacacacacatatataatatatatatataaaaatacatacatatatatatatatatatatatatatatatatatatatatatatatatatatatatatatatatgcgcacactcaaacgcactcatatatacatatataataactttaaaaactaTGACGCTTTAGTCTTAACAGCATATCATAAGCTGTCGCATCTCCTCGTGGTGAAAAAAGTACAATTCTGAATAATTCTGCCAAGATTTTGCTAAATTTGAAACACCGTTTCAGGTAAAAACATAAACAATTACGTTTAGGACTATAATACGCAAATGGAATTCCTGTGCTTTAATTGACTAATTCGTATTAAGCCAGAGAATGATCTCGGAGTCAAAATCATGGGTACTATAGTCTAAATATGCTTCACTCTACAGAACCGCCCCTTACTTGATGTGTTGAGATCGTATAAGGTGACCATGAATGTTGactccagagtcaatacagatactgTAGTGACTCTGGTTGACTTCATAGTAATGAACAATTGCGCGAGAATTTACCGATCATGtcaaaagcaaaataaatgggAAGATGATGCACAAGTCGTATGTTGATTTCGGAAAGAAAACGTTCTATAAATACTTTATCAACTTGTACAGATAGAACGTCGATAAAAGCGGGGGCACAATTATAGAGAAATTGTCTGAGAATGACGTAAAAGGGATACTACCTCAGACCATAGAAGACTCGAGATGAGAAATAACAATTCTAAAAGGAAACGCATCCAATTCGAAAAAAAGGATGAAAACATCTACATGGATACACTGATAACTTTCATTTAAGAAACTATTCTCCAATACAAGATATTCATAAAACCGTTCACGTAAACATTACTTATTATGATGTAACTGTGTTGTTATATGCTTTCATTTCTGCTAGATACACAGGACCATCTTTTTGGCAACTGAAGTCATTGTCATCTAACCTTATACCTCTTCGTGTTACATAGCAGTACTTTACACTACATTGACAATTGTATTACAAAATTGCACCACTTACCTCTCAACCCGTTGGAAAGTGCGTGGTTAGTGGCGCTAATGTCTATAGGCCTAGATCTTGAGTGGTGCGGTGTGCAGCGCAATTCTTAGAATTTAATCTTAATTGGACGAATAATGACAGAAGATGGCACTTGCCTTCCTTTTGcctgatgaaaaaaagaaatatcagcCTTTTAGAAAGGTGTCTTGATATGTGTGTTATAAAATCTTGAATAAATAACAGACAAACGAAATTTACTACTCAATTGTAAAGATGAAACCATTAGTTATGTTTTAACATGAAAATGGGAAGAATTATGAATGAATAAAGCATAACTCAACTTCTCTAACACATATATTATAACATCCATTATGCTTTcatgtaaataatttataaaaagaaaacatattttatatcAATGAGAACATTCTAACACTATATGTAAGTAGTGTTCAAGCAGTTTCGAGCATCCATTGAACGTTGAAATAGACAGCGAAATGGACATGCGCCGTTCAGAACTATAACACACACAGGCACTGATTACTTTGCCGTGACTCAATTCTGTCCTACATTATGGGGACAAATATTTCACAAGATCAAATcaagaatccaaactttaatcaCATCTTAGGGCGCAAAGTCGGTGCTAATAGGATTAAGAGAAGATTCCCTTTGTATAAAAAATGGGACTGCAAAACTACAATAAATAAACATGTTCTGTATTTTTCTCTCGTAAGTTATAAACATTTTACGTGTACTGTGTTTATGTTTAGTAAACTTTTATGGAACTCTCGAATTCAAGGCCTCGCACAAGTCTTAGATCAATACCGGAAAGTAATATAAATATGACGAAATATGATTACTATTCTATTTACATGAGTAAGTAAGAATgtataaaatttacttttatacACTTTATTCGGTACAAAACTGATGACTGGTGACACTTTATGGGGCCGGAACTTTTAATAATTACTTTATAAACATACTAAACAGTAATATCAGTATAAATCCACGCTACCAAATATTTTCAGGCAAAAGTTACAAATGGCGGAAGAATAACTGAAGAAATGAATGACAATATCACGTGAAAAAAATAAAAGGGGTATCATAAGTTTTTACAAAATgaaaagatcatgaaaaaaaaaattacagtgggGACGCCTTTAAAAAAAGCTCAAGGGTTAATGTGCTGCAATAAATACTGCAAATTGTGGAAATTATTTGACGgactatttcatgaaatatataaaaaaaaaaaaattgatttagggAGAAATAAAAAGACAATGAGATAGTGCAAAGCTCATTATTGATCCAAAGGTTAATTGGCTTGTGTTCCAGAGCTTCACGGCCATTGAAGAACATGAAAAGGTTggcgaataaaaaatataaataaataacacagaagaaaaatatattaaaatatttcaggGAACGAGGGGCAGAACAGAAAGGGAAACATAAACAAATGGTGTGATGGAAATGTTAGAATGAAAGGTCATTAATATTCAGAATGCATGAAGGCACAAGACAAAGTGGGTGGTGCAGTATAAGAGGAACGGGGGACTGGTATGTAGCTGATAAAAGCGAAGATGAAGAATTTTTCTATCCCCTCCCTCTTATTTTACAGCACTTTGATGATTTTCCCCTCCCAATATTGAATAATACCAATCACTTCTTACCACAAATACACAAGAATGTAAAATCTGTGCATACATAGTTCAACATACGTAATTTTACACTAATTAACAGAAAATTACAAGGAGTTTCTTCCTAATAATTCCTACTTAGAAAGCATTAGTTTATAAACCTCCAACTCACTTCACTAGAACCGCTCTCGTTTTACGAAAGGAACCAAGAATTCTTTAACAATATTACAGTTCTCAGGTCTCAAACTCAACAAGATCTAGATACTCTACACCCAACCCATTCCCtagcactcatctctctctctctctctctctctctctctctctctctctctctctctctaatcgtgatggagctaaaaatattagaaagaacaagccgaggtaaattaatagtgccaaaaactataccaggaaaactaaggaaggtgcacaggacattaatccactacgcaccagcatcgataatgcagcgactatttaatgcgctgccagctaatctaaaaacataacaggagtgagcgtagatgtgtttaagaataagctcgataaatacctaagatgcatcccagaccatccaagattggaagatgaaaaatacaccggaagatgcattagcaactctctggttgatatacgagatgcctcacactgagggacctgggggaacccaaacatagaataaggcaataaggtaaggctcttttGTGCGTTTGCGCAAACTACAGAATGTAGCGTATGCTGAGAACGTATAAGACTGTATATCGACCAAGACATTCTGGGaaaaagccaatccgatggaaaataaaagaaacgtCCATTTATAAAGTAAAGATTTCATTACCGAGTTTAGTTCTCAAGATGATACGGAAAGtagatttgtaaataaatataataataaatgaatatataagaaaCCTTGTAAACAGTGGGAAAAAAGACGATGTTTATTAAATATGAATGACCTAAGATACGGGTACATTATAGAAATGAATGCATGCTATTAGCCAAAGTAGGTTCTTGAAAAAGGAGCTTGGCTAGGGCCATGTATGGACACGCCTTACTTCTCACAAAGCTGTAAATGAGTAACAGTCTCTTGGGGTCAAGATAAAGGTTATGAGGCTATTGTGTGAAGGTTGCTGTTAGGTCCTAACAAAAAGGCTAGttgaatgtaactgactttatttaaACAAGATACCGACCTTATGtaaaaacagttgagggcaacaagggCACCAAATTCCAACAATGTCAaaaatgcaatggcaagcttaaacagtgcgggagagagcattagattacaaaaacaaaacaaaagcctCACAGTGTTTTATGAAATATACTGGAGTTACATGGCTCCcccataaaaaagacatacatgtgaaatagggcggccTGGCCTACAGAAGCAAACTGTAGGTCggtcatcttgcagaagatacGCAGGTTTTCGACCATTGATGGAGACCTATTCTTCTTTACCACAAATGATAATGAAGAAACCCTTCAGTTTATGACGGATAATGAGGAAAGGGACCGTGTAAGAGGATGTCCCCATGTAAGAGGATGCTAGCGGTGGCTTGCAATTGTCAGTACGGTATATGCTGCTTCgttaggggcttgtaagtctagtggcagggagtaaatttccccacaaagTCAGGAGCTGGATATTACCAAAGAAGGTTGCAGATGGGAAATATTCAGCAGGAGCGACCAACCGGTTGCCATACACCAATTCAGCTTCCAAGACATTAAGAGTGATCTTTAATCCAAGAAGAACCCAGGGAAGCTAGGTAAATCAGTTGGAGTAATTCCAGttagacatcaaagctgctttgagagtgcaatgaaaacattcaaccattccattggctgctgGGTTGTAAccggttgtctgatgtaaggtgatgcctaggagagttgctaatgatgtctacaattgagaggtgaaagtggtacccctgtcaaaagtaatatgcttagggataccaaatcactctatccatcctgagagtaaggtggatATGCATGAAGCAGATGTAGCAATTTGCATGGGGATGGATTCAGGGGAACGGTCAATGACGCTAAACAGGTAAAAGcgcccttgtgatgtgggtaggggacctactacgtctaCTTTatatgggcaaaacgacgctgaggttgaggaaagagatCCACTTCTAAATCCGTGTGTAGATGTAGttctgaagtttggcatgaagtacaagcacagacacaatccttagcatccttagtactgccatgccaaatgaacctcGTCTTCAGTAGATGTTCAGTAGACCGCCGAAAGGGatatgagaggccatggatgaaataaaGCCCCAGTTGGTACAGGGTCAAGTATCCATGGTCGTGGCCTACCAGAactgatatcacagaggagggtggttttgGAGTCGTCAAGGGTAACGTCTTCtaaacagagggatgtgcagttTATCCTGTATGCTTGGTACTATGGATATTTCAATGAGCatctgctaaggcattgtaatccaatcccaggtgaatgctgGCCAAGATGATTCTTGACAGgccattggcaacgggattcattttcccaaggatgtGTAGAAGGGGCAGTAGTTATATTTAACCATGGTGGAGTGATGTTGGTGTTGTCAGGTGGACCAGGCAtctgactgtcaagtgaaggcgtgtaccagggGCAAGTGGTCCGTGGGAATGAAGAAGTGACGAAATTGACGGACAGCTaattgcactgccagcaattcacggTTGAAAGTAGAGTAGCCAGACTcagccttagacagttttctactgaagaatgccaatgggcgtGACAACCTGTTAACCACCCGCtcaagtattgcaccaatagcgacgtcactggcatcagtggagagaagatgATGGGCATGTGGcaagggaaaagtaagagcagcatcacttgatagggtattctttgcattgcagaaggctgcttcttgaagggaaccccctttcaggtcttttggctttcccttgagggaggcaagattggcagcgatggctggcaagaaccagtCATAATGGTTTATCAtactcaagaattcttgcagtgctttgacagtcgagagcATGGGGAAATTCTGAGCAGTTGATAGTTTCTTAGGGAAGgagtggattccttcaggagtgatgcagtggcctaagaattatatattgttggtgccaaaggtacacttgtcgttctGGAAGACAAGGCCATTCTGTTCCAGGCAGTCGAGAACTAggtgtaggtgacggaggtgttcctcttaggGAAAAGAGAGCACGAGTATGCCGTTCACATAATATACTCAGAATGGGGAAGTCCCCTAAGAGTCCATACATGAGGTTTTGAAAAATGGCAatagtattacgaaggccaaaataggagtaattgatggtggtcttggggatgtcttctgggtttatgggcacttgataatactccttcaggaggttgagATTGGAGAACACATTTGCTTTGTGAAAGGCTTGTGgatgccaatgtggtaacgtccctgactggtgaacgccaaactggggttgaTTCCTGCataactcgttggtttctttggtcattgcaacctcaccatccttgtgagctaaggatgggggatttgtgggagcctatagttccaactgccgagtcatcagcaatcattgactggccctccttagtcatagcttgggtgaagaggaggttggatgctgatcaaatgtatatatggtcagtttctagggcactgtcctacttgacagtaaaatgtcactgtcctttacctctgccattcgtgagcagcctttaaatgtTTAAACCTTCAAAGTTGAAGGTAATGTCAGTAATGATGGAGAGGGGTTAGGAATCCAgttctgtctgtatgttcagaTGCTCTTAATGCCCATAAGGacacagggagccatccttcttcaggacgatgtgtaagggtgaccgcCATGGGCTTGAAGCCTTTTGGCAAGGGTCCATTTCTgccatttcagcgaacgtttgtttagcggcttccAAATGATACGAGGCCAGACACATGAATATGGGAAACactgggggccccgtcgtcttgatatggtgataaataccgtgattggTGGGAATCATaggagtttggcgaagttctgatcTGAAGACTTCcgagtatgacgtgaggaggtgggcatagggaTCCATGGGTACAATGATGTGTAGTGTGAGGTCGAacggggagggttgaagaggtgtcaacgagtaagagtctgcgttgactaaacgTCGATTTGCCACATCAACCAGGACggggaaatgtgagaggaaaacATCATGAAGTAATGGCGATGTTACGTCGGCAACGAGGAACTTTCAAAAGGATTTCGCGTTCccaaacaatagtgtgagtgtcttgtacccATGGGTAAGGATCTcagatctattggcagctaccaggtggatgttagCAGGATTAGATTGACTACGCCGTGCCCTCGATAGAGTGGAACAGCTAGCATTAGTGTCTATGAAAAATTGCAGACTTATATctgcatcaagtaaaaagaaaaaaaaagagaatagtgACAGGGGCGGCCACCACCACAAGCTACGACCTACTTACAAATATTTTAGCCACATACAACTGTCTGCATATTTTTTTGCAGCAgctctgaatctggagaggtagaaTCAGAGCTACAGCTGATGTAAGCCAGTAAGTGggtgtagaggtcgttggttggggtgtgagtgaGGGGCGGCATACGTGGGTGGTGGATGGTTTTGTCAACCATATGACATGTCACGGGGCGGGCGTCTATGTACTACCACATTCACCTCAGCTTTGGTCAGTGTTGAATGGCTGTCCTCttagtcaggagtggaggcattgatggaggtcttgaaggtggtgaagtggttgtccataagggcttcgactttggtcatcaggttttTCATGGGCAAAGTATTGACATCATGAATGGGCGgagtgtacaggtttgggtaggcgtcgTACCCATACCAAAGAACATGAAGTCAATTTACTTCCTTAAGtgagccgtctgcagcaggctgCAATCAAGCAATACGGGTCATATCCCAAGGGAGGCCAAAGCCTTTTGATCTCCCAACGGCTCTTGAGATAGCTGGAAaagccatgctctttgcactcctcaagaagGAAgatccaggccttcatggctgaggaataggaagtgtgaagtagatgatgaatggagaagtagtgaattaaaaactcaagatagagaaaactggcaaaatctaaccggcgtaggcataggaggagatgatgtgtatgtacatatatatatatatatatatatatatatatattcaaataagccatatatttttaatgcattaacgtctggattctcttaacgacctcgggatcagagccccaggcgaaatcacacaaagacaagagcttgtgacctgccgggagtcgaaccctggtccggcaagctcttgtctttgtgtgatttcgcctggggctctgatcccgaggtcgttaagagaatccagacatcaatgtatagaaaatatatggcttatttgaacatgaaaaacatttctaaatgtgcgaaatttatcatatatacagtatatatatatatatatatatatatatatatatatatatatatatatatatatatatatatatatatatatatatatatatatatatatatat
Coding sequences within:
- the LOC137620927 gene encoding uncharacterized protein, whose product is MVDKTIHHPRMPPLTHTPTNDLYTHLLAYISCSSDSTSPDSELLQKNMQTVFLVADVTSPLLHDVFLSHFPVLVDVANRRLVNADSYSLTPLQPSPFDLTLHIIVPMDPYAHLLTSYSEVFRSELRQTPMIPTNHGIYHHIKTTGPPVFPIFMCLASYHLEAAKQTFAEMAEMDPCQKASSPWRSPLHIVLKKDGSLCPYGH